In a genomic window of Phosphitispora fastidiosa:
- a CDS encoding YerC/YecD family TrpR-related protein → MTSKFKDPLLDRLFEAVLCLENSDECYRFFEDICTVAELKSLAQRLEVAKMLEASRTYGDIAEKTGASTATISRVKRSLNYGADGYKLVLDRLKS, encoded by the coding sequence GTGACCAGCAAATTTAAAGACCCGCTGCTTGACCGCCTTTTTGAGGCAGTGCTTTGCCTGGAAAACTCTGATGAATGTTATCGTTTTTTTGAAGATATCTGTACCGTGGCCGAATTGAAATCCCTGGCCCAGAGGCTGGAAGTAGCCAAAATGCTGGAAGCCAGCCGGACCTATGGCGACATAGCCGAGAAAACTGGCGCCAGTACTGCTACCATAAGCCGGGTGAAAAGATCCCTCAACTATGGGGCTGATGGGTATAAGCTGGTACTTGACCGGCTGAAAAGCTGA
- the hisZ gene encoding ATP phosphoribosyltransferase regulatory subunit, with protein MTNNHLRLQVPAGVRDLLPGEAQRKRSLENAFEKTFRVWGYREVITPTFEYYDALSTGRGVEEDARLYKFIDRQGHILTLRPDMTTPIARLVSTRMRDEAFPLRLFYMANGFSFEDPQAGRQREFYQSGIELIGDSSPFADAEAIAIAVETLKASGLQNFKVSIGHVDILYGMMEELRLPEAHKGRIKAALSNKNYVGLEELLDEFEVSEAEKEKFMHVITARGGREAITGAGRFAENAKTAAALAALGNVYDALRAYEVTSYVEIDLGVLRGLDYYTGVVFEGYSAYLGFPILGGGRYDHLLGRFGFECTATGFAMGMERLLLSLEKEGNEISPAPDADCLIIYNPLQADAAFKKARELREAGQVVVTLRSDMENPSGPAGCALPSSQRIPAKEVIYINNNKGL; from the coding sequence ATGACCAACAATCACCTGAGATTACAGGTTCCTGCCGGGGTGCGCGACCTGCTGCCCGGTGAGGCCCAGCGTAAAAGAAGCCTGGAGAATGCTTTTGAAAAAACCTTCAGGGTTTGGGGTTACCGGGAAGTAATCACACCAACCTTTGAATATTATGATGCCCTCTCCACCGGCAGGGGTGTTGAGGAGGATGCCAGGCTCTACAAGTTTATTGACCGGCAGGGACATATCCTGACCCTGCGTCCGGACATGACCACCCCCATAGCCCGTCTGGTAAGCACCAGGATGCGGGATGAAGCGTTTCCACTAAGGCTTTTTTATATGGCTAACGGGTTCAGCTTTGAAGACCCCCAGGCAGGCCGGCAGCGCGAATTTTACCAGTCAGGAATAGAACTGATTGGGGACAGCAGTCCTTTCGCTGATGCTGAAGCCATCGCCATTGCAGTGGAAACACTGAAGGCTTCTGGTTTGCAGAATTTTAAAGTAAGCATTGGGCATGTGGATATACTTTACGGGATGATGGAAGAACTGCGACTGCCGGAAGCACACAAGGGGAGGATAAAGGCAGCCCTGAGCAATAAAAACTATGTCGGACTGGAAGAGCTTCTTGATGAATTTGAGGTGAGTGAAGCCGAAAAGGAAAAGTTTATGCATGTTATTACCGCAAGGGGTGGTCGGGAGGCAATAACCGGGGCAGGCCGGTTTGCGGAAAACGCCAAAACTGCTGCGGCTCTGGCAGCGTTGGGAAATGTATATGATGCCCTTAGAGCGTATGAGGTGACCTCATATGTTGAAATTGATCTGGGGGTGCTCCGGGGCCTGGACTATTATACCGGGGTAGTTTTTGAAGGGTACTCAGCTTATCTGGGATTCCCTATCCTGGGGGGGGGGAGATATGACCACCTTTTGGGACGGTTCGGATTTGAGTGCACTGCAACCGGCTTTGCCATGGGCATGGAACGCCTGCTGCTGTCCCTGGAAAAGGAAGGAAATGAGATCAGCCCGGCTCCTGATGCTGATTGCCTGATTATATATAACCCCTTACAGGCTGATGCTGCTTTTAAAAAAGCGCGGGAACTGCGGGAGGCGGGGCAGGTTGTTGTAACGCTCCGGTCAGATATGGAAAATCCCTCAGGTCCGGCAGGTTGTGCACTGCCGAGCTCCCAGAGGATACCTGCCAAAGAAGTAATATATATCAATAACAATAAAGGGCTCTAA
- the hisG gene encoding ATP phosphoribosyltransferase — translation MKSDLVLAVPKGTLYKPTVALLKEAGFSCSDMETDTRKLLFTDEEQKVKYIVCRPTDIPTFVEYGAADLGFVGKDTIVEQKKEVFELLDLKYGFCRFVVAMPEEAALEKDWDQLNHVRVATKFPRVAEEFFMSRGKQMEIIKLHGNIELAPMVGLSDLIVDIVSTGRTLRDNKLVEVARIFNSTTRLIANRVSHRMLNSRINPIVRKIREIVENGGMPE, via the coding sequence ATGAAGTCTGATCTTGTTTTGGCTGTTCCTAAGGGAACGCTCTATAAACCGACTGTAGCGTTACTTAAAGAGGCCGGTTTCAGTTGTAGTGATATGGAGACAGATACCAGAAAACTGCTGTTCACAGATGAGGAACAAAAGGTTAAGTATATTGTCTGTCGGCCTACTGATATCCCCACCTTTGTAGAGTATGGCGCGGCGGATCTGGGTTTTGTAGGTAAGGATACTATTGTGGAACAGAAAAAAGAGGTTTTTGAATTACTTGACTTAAAGTACGGTTTCTGCCGCTTTGTTGTGGCAATGCCCGAAGAAGCCGCCTTGGAGAAAGACTGGGATCAGCTAAATCATGTGAGAGTTGCCACCAAGTTTCCCAGGGTTGCGGAGGAATTTTTTATGAGCAGGGGCAAACAGATGGAAATAATCAAGCTTCACGGTAATATTGAACTTGCGCCTATGGTGGGTCTGTCTGACCTGATTGTGGATATTGTTTCCACAGGGAGGACACTTAGAGACAACAAGCTGGTGGAAGTGGCCCGGATTTTTAATTCCACTACCAGGCTGATTGCCAACAGGGTCAGTCACAGGATGCTAAACAGCAGGATTAACCCTATCGTCAGGAAGATAAGGGAAATAGTTGAAAACGGGGGGATGCCTGAATGA
- the hisD gene encoding histidinol dehydrogenase codes for MIRILESGDTAIANVIKKEFPDQAVYEERVREILQNVRERGDEALIEYTARFDRAQLAPETLRVSTAEIEEAYKETDDEFLTAIRRARDNIAVYHRKQLHTSWMETSEDGTILGQLIRPVERAGIYVPGGTANYPSSVLMNAVPAGVAGVREIVMVAPPGSDGRLQASTLVAAAEAGVTEIYKLGGAQAVAALAYGTATVKPVDLITGPGNIYVTLAKKMVYGVVNIDMLAGPSEILVIADDTADPVYVAADLLSQAEHDVLASAVLLTPSRVLAEAVREEIRRQVGYLSRKEIMTASLRDYSAIIVTRDLAEAVELANSYAPEHLELAVAAPFDMLGKIRNAGSIFMGHYTPEPVGDYFAGPNHVLPTGGTARFYSPLNVDTFMKKSGLIAYSPDRLKKHGADIIKLAETEGLDAHANSVRVRLGK; via the coding sequence ATGATAAGGATATTGGAATCCGGAGATACCGCTATTGCTAATGTTATCAAGAAAGAATTTCCTGACCAGGCGGTTTATGAGGAACGGGTCAGGGAAATTCTGCAGAATGTCAGGGAACGCGGTGACGAGGCCCTTATTGAATACACAGCCAGGTTTGACCGGGCTCAGCTTGCCCCAGAAACCCTGAGGGTTTCTACTGCGGAAATAGAAGAGGCATATAAAGAAACAGATGATGAATTTCTGACTGCTATCCGGAGGGCCAGGGATAATATTGCGGTTTATCACCGCAAACAGCTGCATACATCATGGATGGAAACCAGTGAGGACGGCACCATCCTCGGTCAGCTGATCAGGCCGGTGGAGCGGGCCGGTATCTATGTCCCGGGAGGTACGGCCAACTATCCGTCTTCGGTGTTAATGAATGCGGTACCGGCCGGTGTTGCCGGGGTCCGTGAGATAGTAATGGTGGCCCCGCCGGGAAGTGATGGGAGGCTGCAGGCTTCTACCCTGGTAGCTGCCGCTGAGGCCGGAGTTACGGAAATCTATAAGCTGGGAGGAGCCCAGGCAGTGGCGGCTTTGGCTTATGGTACCGCAACTGTAAAGCCTGTTGATCTGATCACCGGACCGGGTAATATATATGTTACTCTGGCCAAAAAAATGGTATATGGTGTGGTTAATATAGATATGCTGGCCGGACCCAGTGAGATACTGGTGATTGCCGATGATACCGCAGACCCGGTTTATGTGGCGGCTGACCTGCTGTCCCAGGCCGAGCATGATGTACTGGCTTCGGCAGTGCTGTTAACTCCCTCCAGAGTCTTGGCCGAAGCTGTCAGGGAAGAAATTCGCCGGCAGGTCGGTTACCTCTCCCGGAAGGAAATCATGACCGCATCTTTAAGGGACTACAGCGCCATCATTGTGACCAGGGACCTGGCGGAGGCAGTGGAACTGGCAAACAGTTATGCCCCCGAACACCTGGAGCTGGCTGTGGCAGCGCCCTTTGACATGCTGGGGAAAATCAGGAATGCCGGTTCCATCTTTATGGGGCATTATACCCCGGAGCCGGTGGGAGATTATTTTGCCGGACCCAACCATGTGCTGCCAACCGGCGGAACGGCAAGGTTTTATTCTCCGTTGAATGTGGATACCTTTATGAAAAAATCCGGCCTGATTGCATATTCTCCGGACAGACTGAAGAAGCACGGCGCTGATATCATCAAACTGGCTGAGACAGAAGGCTTGGATGCCCATGCCAACTCTGTCCGGGTCAGGCTGGGAAAGTGA
- the hisC gene encoding histidinol-phosphate transaminase: protein MQIRDMVREDIRNLVPYEPHPYADVIKLDANENPHAFPAPVIKDIFETLTGDVFTRYPDPLGEELRGEIGKMTGAAPENIILGNGSDELIQLLLQTFGGPGRRVVIPVPTFAMYKIHGQITGTEPVEIPRNSDFSLDEERLIAEMQVSGATTTFIATPNNPTGTIAPVEQVRRLLERVDSLVIIDEAYIDFGGQTCLPLIREYPNLVVLRTFSKVALAGLRLGYLTADAAVVRELLKVKQPYNVNGFSQAAARAVLKNWQYFREQIAEIVAERVRLEAELGKIKGIEVFPSKANFVLFRVPVPAAELHRGLLENGVLVRKNPGRTHGLEQCLRATVGTRQENDFFLEKLTKLIPIS, encoded by the coding sequence ATGCAAATCAGAGATATGGTAAGGGAAGACATCCGGAACCTGGTGCCCTATGAGCCCCATCCATATGCGGATGTGATTAAACTTGATGCCAACGAAAATCCTCATGCCTTTCCTGCTCCGGTAATTAAAGATATTTTCGAAACCCTTACCGGTGATGTTTTCACCAGGTATCCGGACCCCCTTGGTGAGGAATTAAGGGGTGAGATCGGGAAAATGACAGGGGCTGCCCCGGAAAACATTATCCTGGGGAACGGGTCTGATGAGCTTATCCAACTGCTGCTGCAGACCTTTGGCGGACCGGGCAGGCGGGTGGTCATTCCGGTCCCTACATTTGCAATGTACAAAATCCATGGACAGATTACCGGGACTGAGCCTGTAGAGATTCCCCGGAACAGCGATTTTTCTCTTGATGAGGAGAGATTAATTGCTGAAATGCAGGTTTCGGGCGCTACCACGACCTTTATTGCCACACCCAATAATCCGACAGGCACCATAGCGCCGGTGGAACAGGTGCGCCGGCTTCTGGAGCGGGTGGATTCCCTGGTGATAATTGATGAGGCATATATTGATTTTGGAGGCCAGACCTGCCTGCCCCTGATTCGGGAATACCCGAACCTGGTGGTGCTGCGGACCTTTTCCAAGGTTGCCCTGGCAGGGCTGCGGCTCGGTTATCTGACGGCAGATGCCGCTGTCGTCAGGGAACTGCTGAAGGTAAAGCAGCCATACAATGTTAATGGATTTTCTCAGGCGGCGGCCCGGGCAGTGCTCAAAAACTGGCAGTATTTCCGGGAACAAATTGCGGAAATAGTTGCGGAACGGGTAAGACTGGAGGCTGAATTGGGAAAAATAAAGGGAATTGAAGTGTTCCCTTCAAAAGCAAACTTTGTTCTCTTCAGGGTTCCGGTCCCGGCGGCTGAACTTCACCGGGGGCTGTTGGAAAACGGTGTCCTGGTCAGGAAAAACCCCGGCCGCACTCACGGGTTGGAGCAGTGCCTGCGGGCAACAGTCGGCACCAGGCAGGAAAATGACTTTTTTCTGGAGAAACTAACTAAATTAATTCCCATTTCATGA
- the hisB gene encoding imidazoleglycerol-phosphate dehydratase HisB, with product MAKARKSKVSRTTTETDINISLNLDGKGSYKLDTGVPFLDHMLALWSRHGMFDLDVEAQGDTGIDDHHTVEDIGICLGQAISQALGDKAGIRRYGTAFAPMDESLAMVVIDISGRAFTSVDIPMPAQKVGDFDTELVEEFLRALATNAEITLHVRLLQGKNTHHIIEAVFKALGRAINEAVSIDVRIEGIMSTKGQL from the coding sequence GTGGCTAAGGCACGGAAAAGCAAGGTATCCAGGACGACAACAGAGACAGATATTAATATCTCGCTGAACCTGGATGGTAAAGGAAGCTACAAACTGGATACAGGGGTCCCTTTTCTGGACCATATGCTGGCATTATGGTCCAGACACGGTATGTTTGACCTGGATGTAGAAGCCCAGGGAGATACCGGGATTGATGACCACCATACTGTGGAGGATATCGGCATCTGCCTTGGACAGGCAATTTCTCAGGCCTTGGGAGATAAGGCGGGAATCAGGCGTTACGGAACTGCTTTTGCGCCCATGGATGAGTCTCTGGCCATGGTAGTTATTGATATCAGCGGCAGGGCCTTTACCTCTGTTGATATACCTATGCCGGCTCAGAAGGTAGGGGACTTCGATACCGAGCTGGTGGAGGAATTCTTACGGGCTCTGGCCACTAATGCGGAGATTACTCTCCATGTCAGGCTGCTTCAGGGAAAGAACACTCACCACATAATCGAGGCTGTTTTCAAGGCGCTGGGCAGGGCTATCAATGAAGCTGTTTCCATTGATGTGCGTATTGAGGGAATTATGTCTACAAAAGGGCAGCTATAA
- the hisH gene encoding imidazole glycerol phosphate synthase subunit HisH has protein sequence MIAIIDYGMGNLRSVQKGFEHVGFDALVTSDPEEVRKAAKVVLPGVGAFGDAMANLRNARMTEVITDAVKDGKPFLGICLGLQLMFDSSEEFGFHEGLKIFPGRVRMLPPGLKIPHMGWNQIEIRQEVPLLKDIPEGASFYFVHSFYAEPSDPGIITTVTDYGIKFTSIAGKDNVFGIQFHPEKSSSLGLQILKNFGEMR, from the coding sequence ATGATAGCTATAATTGATTATGGGATGGGGAATCTGCGGAGTGTGCAGAAAGGTTTTGAACACGTAGGGTTTGATGCCCTGGTAACATCAGACCCTGAAGAAGTCAGAAAAGCCGCTAAGGTCGTATTGCCGGGAGTCGGGGCCTTTGGTGATGCCATGGCGAACCTGAGGAATGCCAGAATGACCGAAGTAATTACCGATGCTGTGAAAGACGGGAAACCCTTTCTAGGGATCTGCCTGGGCCTGCAACTGATGTTTGATTCCAGTGAAGAATTTGGCTTTCATGAGGGCCTGAAAATCTTCCCCGGCAGAGTCAGGATGCTTCCTCCGGGGCTGAAAATTCCCCATATGGGATGGAACCAGATAGAGATCCGGCAGGAGGTTCCCCTGCTTAAAGATATTCCTGAAGGGGCGTCCTTCTATTTTGTGCATTCTTTTTATGCGGAACCCAGTGACCCTGGGATTATCACAACAGTGACAGACTATGGAATAAAATTTACATCCATAGCCGGGAAGGACAATGTTTTTGGCATCCAGTTCCACCCGGAGAAAAGCAGTTCACTGGGGCTGCAGATTCTAAAGAATTTCGGGGAGATGAGATAA
- the hisA gene encoding 1-(5-phosphoribosyl)-5-[(5-phosphoribosylamino)methylideneamino]imidazole-4-carboxamide isomerase, protein MLVIPAIDLRNGKCVRLVEGKIENETIYSDDPAEMARKWEGLGGQFLHLVDLDGAFAGKPQNDEAVRSIVGAVSIPAELGGGIRDIETIAYYLDMGVSRVILGTVAISNPKLVADAVGKFGAERIVLGIDARDGMVAIHGWDSTVTKTAVELALEMKQLGVERVIYTDIKRDGTLKGPNIESTREIAVETGLKIIASGGIAGPEDIRAVKELESAGVEAVITGKALYDGRLDLEEALRISGGQER, encoded by the coding sequence ATGCTGGTTATACCTGCAATCGACCTGCGCAACGGAAAATGTGTCCGGCTTGTGGAGGGGAAAATAGAGAATGAAACCATCTATTCAGATGACCCGGCAGAAATGGCGCGTAAATGGGAAGGGCTTGGGGGGCAGTTCCTGCACCTGGTTGACCTGGATGGCGCTTTTGCCGGGAAACCGCAAAACGATGAGGCTGTCAGGAGCATTGTTGGCGCTGTCTCCATCCCTGCAGAGCTGGGTGGCGGAATCAGGGATATAGAAACCATTGCGTACTACCTGGACATGGGTGTGAGCAGGGTTATCCTGGGGACAGTGGCGATATCCAATCCAAAGCTTGTCGCCGATGCGGTCGGGAAGTTCGGGGCAGAGCGGATTGTGCTGGGGATTGATGCCCGGGACGGGATGGTGGCCATTCACGGCTGGGACTCCACAGTTACCAAAACAGCAGTTGAGCTGGCTTTGGAAATGAAGCAGTTAGGGGTCGAAAGGGTTATTTATACTGATATCAAGCGGGATGGGACCCTCAAGGGACCCAATATCGAGAGCACCAGGGAAATTGCTGTGGAAACAGGTCTTAAGATAATAGCTTCCGGAGGTATCGCCGGGCCAGAAGATATCAGAGCGGTAAAAGAGTTGGAGTCGGCGGGGGTGGAAGCGGTTATTACCGGAAAAGCCCTTTATGATGGCAGGCTGGATCTGGAGGAAGCCCTAAGGATTAGCGGGGGACAGGAAAGATAG
- the hisF gene encoding imidazole glycerol phosphate synthase subunit HisF, producing the protein MLAKRIIPCLDVTGGRVVKGTNFVDLRDAGDPVELAAFYDREGADELVFLDITASSDGRETMLDVVRRTAEEVFIPFTVGGGIRKVEDMRIMLAAGADKVSVNTSAVQNPGLIAEGANKFGSQCIVLAVDAKRTGAPGKWEVYIHGGRTPTGIDAMEWIKKAEELGAGEILLTSMDGDGTKDGYDIELTRTVAELVNIPVIASGGVGNLEHISEGLVEGKADAALAASIFHFGEYSISETKQYLRAKGVVVR; encoded by the coding sequence ATGCTGGCAAAAAGAATCATACCGTGTCTTGATGTAACCGGGGGCAGGGTGGTTAAAGGGACAAACTTCGTAGACCTGAGGGATGCCGGTGATCCGGTGGAGCTGGCGGCCTTTTATGACCGGGAAGGCGCAGATGAGCTGGTCTTTCTGGATATCACCGCTTCCTCGGACGGTCGGGAGACAATGCTTGATGTGGTCAGGAGAACTGCTGAGGAGGTCTTTATCCCGTTTACTGTTGGCGGGGGGATCAGGAAGGTTGAAGATATGAGGATAATGCTGGCTGCAGGAGCGGATAAGGTTTCGGTGAATACTTCTGCGGTGCAGAACCCGGGCCTGATAGCAGAGGGCGCCAATAAGTTCGGGTCCCAGTGTATCGTCCTGGCAGTTGATGCTAAAAGGACCGGCGCTCCGGGGAAATGGGAAGTATATATCCACGGCGGGAGGACCCCAACCGGGATAGACGCCATGGAATGGATTAAAAAGGCCGAAGAGCTCGGCGCCGGTGAAATACTCCTCACCAGCATGGATGGGGACGGGACCAAGGACGGTTATGATATCGAACTCACCAGGACGGTAGCGGAACTGGTTAATATACCTGTTATCGCCTCAGGCGGAGTAGGCAATCTGGAACACATCAGTGAAGGACTTGTCGAGGGAAAGGCCGATGCCGCCCTGGCAGCCTCCATATTTCATTTTGGAGAATATTCCATCAGTGAGACAAAGCAGTATTTGAGGGCAAAAGGGGTGGTGGTCAGATAA
- the hisIE gene encoding bifunctional phosphoribosyl-AMP cyclohydrolase/phosphoribosyl-ATP diphosphatase HisIE codes for MDFEMNLLKFDAHGLIPAIIQDVNTDEVLMMAYMNKESLQKTLETGRTWFWSRSRKELWNKGATSGHYQEVRTISYDCDADSLLVKAVQTGAACHTGERTCFHNPVLEAAAEDSASAGILNEVYEVIMSRKREMPEGSYTTYLFTKGIDKICKKVGEEAAEVIIGAKNRNREEVIYEVGDLIYHLLVLLGEQGIEPSEVYRELAGRR; via the coding sequence ATGGATTTTGAGATGAATTTACTTAAATTTGATGCACACGGGCTGATTCCGGCCATTATTCAGGATGTGAATACAGATGAGGTTTTGATGATGGCTTATATGAACAAGGAGTCTCTGCAGAAGACCCTCGAAACCGGGCGGACCTGGTTCTGGAGCAGAAGCAGGAAGGAACTGTGGAATAAGGGGGCTACCTCCGGTCATTACCAGGAGGTAAGGACCATAAGTTATGACTGTGACGCTGACAGTCTGCTGGTCAAGGCTGTGCAAACAGGGGCAGCATGTCATACCGGTGAACGCACCTGTTTTCATAACCCTGTTTTGGAGGCTGCAGCCGAAGACTCCGCTTCAGCTGGCATACTCAATGAGGTTTATGAGGTGATAATGAGCCGCAAGAGGGAGATGCCGGAAGGCTCATATACCACTTACCTGTTTACCAAGGGAATTGATAAGATCTGTAAGAAGGTAGGGGAAGAAGCCGCGGAAGTGATTATCGGAGCCAAAAACAGGAACAGGGAAGAGGTCATCTATGAGGTGGGGGACTTGATTTACCACCTGTTGGTCCTGCTCGGTGAACAGGGGATAGAGCCAAGCGAAGTTTACCGGGAACTGGCCGGGAGAAGATAA
- a CDS encoding SHOCT domain-containing protein: protein MMYGWGAGAGYGMSIWMLISWIIMAVVIIFALYGLIAIIRKSETGRFTNKSLEPIEYLKERLAKGEISHEEYQKIKEELLK, encoded by the coding sequence ATGATGTATGGCTGGGGTGCCGGAGCCGGTTATGGTATGAGTATATGGATGTTGATAAGCTGGATAATAATGGCGGTTGTGATAATTTTTGCTCTGTATGGGCTTATTGCAATAATCAGAAAATCTGAAACAGGGCGCTTTACGAATAAATCTTTAGAGCCAATAGAGTATCTCAAGGAAAGGCTTGCCAAAGGCGAAATTTCTCACGAGGAGTACCAGAAAATTAAAGAAGAACTGCTAAAATAA